The Pungitius pungitius chromosome 8, fPunPun2.1, whole genome shotgun sequence genome has a window encoding:
- the LOC119229994 gene encoding evC complex member EVC isoform X1, with protein MTEQELIAGCATDVLVLFSESPHIYTGLLTVATVCGGLSGILSAAILYVFCLKPLLLTRQGHNARRLLEPDDGELDVNHSSRKEAPTATANDKEKKQPTTNSDVAAFASRAKVVYPINQKYRPLADGASNPSLHEHSKLPAMPNDESSSSTDGESQSQEQDNDDSSHFISSSLFPKSLQNQSFTRVSHYPRTLTQPGFEGRISLYCLALQDIQTHCSQLQEEKCLMFLQMVKIIFSGRFPKDKNDADFFKNILQMQEKELNELKKQLPTGHTASEKTNDAPCTLEEIERAQKDLLEQGFQVSRCFSKQVEDLCQHLLKNTSVFSPDEAQDMILSLIQTLLLVENHLMNTQEADLKGIQKKLLWWEELTGLLQSQAVLLNQEVSLRQGLIATTLEQLTSDDVLTFSHMEKILSEVQATVTEGLQLCTEECMRKTKELVDEKSSKLESKRKKLLRSQTKEKSCALELKQTYNDLKQLTKVYQELLTKHRQQICDLEQQKDNRMAEALCDHWKKLRASWSKRLGDLAKDVFLTSVPALSKVSAERCEKLWLDLEQELVAHLQQAECTTKLQLEDMKAQMDKDRQVWNEEMVLVQSCFKHLGEQQMTILRAMVARQSYTLNSHIGRLIEKKQEHLLVAVQRYFVVRHFTLHMLKEMRLSKLKELSQTDFRAVLMEEPSKNQPCVSSTLKNSSASLAERHLGPESQLVGHSFQQEFLSELESGMELLQSHAQLVVGNALSHAIRQMMQNPPAELQTSPQQDDGLKSHLTEAASESVYVTKDSLTAMVQSYYAHLKDIIKRNERDQVNIKQEVNEKQESSSQLSRSLLKELVNWGKKPTSAEFQQRVEFHKRRVLAQCDLDQEMIYEELRRKKVAQDQNTESIKAQLLEAEESFITELAALARVSLHKELPEPSCEEDNTGNETTATILDLLSLNPALDPALNPSLTPTCVAPVVKLKPKKKRDRESNLN; from the exons ATGACAGAGCAGGAGCTGATAGCGGGATGCGCCACTGATGTGTTGGTCCTCTTCTCCGAGTCGCCGCACATTTACACAGGACTGCTGACAGTGGCCACGGTGTGCGGGGGGCTTTCGGGAATACTCTCTGCTGCTATTCTCTATGTCTTCTGCCTGAAGCCTTTGCTGTTGACGAGACAA GGTCACAACGCGAGGCGGCTGCTTGAGCCGGACGATGGGGAGCTAGACGTGaaccacagcagcaggaaaGAAGCTCCGACTGCCACCGCAAATGATAAA GAAAAGAAACAGCCAACCACGAACAGTGATGTGGCTGCATTTGCATCCAGAGCAAAGGTGGTTTATCCTATCAACCAAAAATACAGA CCTTTAGCAGACGGAGCGTCCAATCCATCTCTGCATGAGCACTCCAAGTTGCCGGCAATGCCCAACGATGAGTCCTCCTCGTCCACCGATGGAGAGTCTCAGAGTCAAGAACAGGACAACGACGATAGCAGtcacttcatctcctcctcactgttcCCCAAGAGCTTGCAGAACCAGAGCTTCACCAGGGTCTCTCACTACCCTCGCACGCTGACACAGCCAGG TTTCGAAGGCAGGATCAGTCTTTACTGTTTGGCTCTGCAGGATATCCAAACACATTGCTCCCAGCTTCAGGAAGAAAAATGCCTC ATGTTTCTCCAAATGGTGAAAATAATATTCAGTGGTCGTTttccaaaagacaaaaatgatgCTGACTTCTTCAAGAACATTCTTCAAATGCAAGAAAAG GAACTGAATGAGCTGAAGAAACAGTTGCCTACAGGCCACACTGCTAGCGAGAAAACGAATGATGCTCCCTGTACTTTGGAGGAAATAGAGCGAGCTCAGAAAGATCTTCTTGAACAGGGCTTTCAAGTG TCCAGATGTTTCAGCAAACAGGTGGAGGACCTGTGCCAGCATCTGCTGAAGAACACCAGCGTTTTCTCCCCAGATGAAGCACAGGATATGATTCTCTCTCTAATCCAGACTCTGCTGTTAGTAGAAAACCATCTGATGAACACACAGGAGGCTGATCTGAAG GGTATCCAGAAGAAAttgctgtggtgggaggagttGACGGGGCTTCTTCAATCCCAAGCTGTCCTGCTAAATCAGGAAGTGTCTCTGAGGCAGGGCTTGATAGCAACAACACTCGAGCAGCTGACAAGCGATGACGTCTTGACTTTCAGCCACATGGAAAAGATACTCTCAGAGGTTCAAGCAACTGTGACTGAAGGCCTTCAACTGTGCACAGAGG AGTGCATGAGGAAAACGAAGGAGCTGGTGGATGAAAAGAGCAGCAAATTAGAGTCGAAGAGGAAGAAGCTTTTGAGGAGCCAGACCAAGGAGAAGAGCTGCGCCCTGGAACTGAAACAGACTTACAATGACCTTAAGCAGCTCACCAAG GTGTATCAGGAGCTGCTGACAAAACACAGGCAGCAGATTTGTGACTTGGAGCAGCAGAAGGACAACAGGATGGCTGAAGCCCTCTGTGACCATTGGAAG aAACTCCGTGCCTCCTGGTCAAAGAGGCTTGGCGATCTAGCCAAGGATGTTTTTCTCACCTCGGTCCCGGCCCTGTCAAAAGTCTCTGCCGAACGTTGCGAGAAGCTGTGGTTGGACCTGGAGCAGGAGCTGGTTGCACATCTGCAGCAGGCGGAGTGCACTACAAAGCTGCAACTGGAGGACATGAAGGCTCAGATGGACAAGGATCGACAG GTGTGGAATGAAGAAATGGTTTTGGTGCAGTCCTGTTTTAAACATCTGGGTGAACAACAGATGACGATCCTCCGGGCCATGGTGGCCAGACAGAGCTACACACTCAACAG CCACATCGGAAGGTTGATAGAGAAGAAACAAGAGCACCTCCTGGTGGCTGTGCAGAGGTACTTTGTGGTCAGGCACTTTACTCTGCACATGCTGAAGGAGATGAGACTGTCAAAGCTGAAGGAACTCTCTCAGACTGATTTTAGAGCTGTGCTAATGGAAGAGCCCAGTAAGAACCAGCCCTGTGTCAGTTCAACGCTCAAG AATAGCAGTGCCAGCCTAGCAGAGCGGCATCTGGGTCCAGAGAGTCAGCTTGTTGGACACAGCTTCCAGCAGGAGTTCTTGTCTGAACTGGAATCAGGGATGGAGCTTCTCCAGAGCCATGCACAGCTGGTGGTAGGCAACGCCCTTAGCCACGCAATCCGACAGATGATGCAGAACCCACCTGCTGAGTTGCAGACTTCTCCACAACAGGATGATGGTTTGAAG TCCCACTTGACAGAGGCTGCCTCGGAGAGCGTGTATGTGACCAAAGATTCTCTCACTGCAATGGTCCAAAGCTACTATGCCCACCTGAAGGACATCATCAAAAGAAATGAGCGGGATCAGGTTAACATAAAACAGG AGGTGAATGAGAAACAAGAGAGCAGCAGTCAGCTGAGTAGGTCCTTGCTGAAGGAGCTGGTGAACTGGGGCAAGAAACCCACTTCTGCTGAGTTTCAACAGAG GGTTGAATTCCACAAAAGAAGGGTGTTGGCGCAGTGTGACTTGGACCAGGAAATGATATATGAGGAACTTAGGAGGAAGAAAGTGGCCCAGGATCAGAACACAGAAAGTATCAAAGCACAGCTGCTG GAGGCAGAAGAAAGCTTCATTACTGAGCTGGCAGCCTTGGCCCGGGTCTCTCtgcacaaagaactcccagaACCCAGCTGTGAAGAGGACAACACTG GTAATGAGACCACTGCAACTATATTGGACTTGCTGTCCCTAAACCCGGCATTAGATCCAGCCTTGAATCCTTCACTGACGCCAACCTGTGTGGCCCCTGTGGTGAAATtgaaaccaaagaagaaaagagacagagaatcCAATCTCAACTGA
- the minar1 gene encoding major intrinsically disordered Notch2-binding receptor 1 yields MANLQQEYPGVLLGILEELANMRQWLTFQDLCRMVSARFDLEHLIELRSLLFAAASQDPCFPATLFRDRVSTRGQGLSPIGVAADIVTIFNLIQMTVGAPDDSQPIRGQMVLPVDQCPGPSLPGVQQLNVAGRERGRAHSDSSGRPIDQDLLSPRSNYSGHKRASLPSDPISLVSSPPIRTRAVSFDLPHTTLFYPSGQIPNEVLKNIYLPLETDSESSVDSAPMEVFDDEQGSSVDQKRDIFRKDFHNQPPLIPQLTVNSESPSPNKDQKGFDNRSFETIPNPYPSPATVNQPPEQKAKRESLDDLQDSTYFGPRPIPEWSPRHLQPPRTKRPIWNNKSHSLEDQIGPGSIGMESQGGQFPRRSSPAISILGESLGCERGDSGLSIAVDGVRAQGTQTDPPDVRRLRSLVHADRFSFMTSLDDPDIGEDDISAIFRFLDDISMCGSTAVLHPSDGPGAINQDTHEARRGRLGQLQRLFHSLESSDDGLQASVCKLLLRMSQIERQLDSLNDVKAEISQVLSALQRLDEKIPLPISGDEQGSSERWLEPLSGVSSFIGHPITPSDSSEPQPLSVSEHLFPGISTSSLDWNQWNTPVEQIESSKGPADSGGGKEGKKDASSCRASKSVEKNLSDSKQLNVSARDWTVSFSKSKDGKSSHGQADRSGSTTNLISKKSSNLVEQVFSSSLFQPKDSSLTGGLTSGKVLDPRFSEGRGRPIWTVDEREARISPLDLQNQESLNPNNMEFWMDDIYTPGYDTLLRRKEADLRRAKVCKLLAVIATALVIIVIIVIVICTVGS; encoded by the exons ATGGCTAACCTGCAGCAGGAATATCCCGGGGTCCTTCTGGGGATACTGGAGGAACTGGCCAATATGCGCCAATGGCTCACTTTCCAGGATCTTTGTCGTATGGTCAGTGCCCGCTTCGACCTGGAGCACCTCATCGAGCTCAGGAGcctgctgtttgctgctgccaGCCAGGACCCCTGTTTCCCAGCTACTCTCTTCAGAGATCGTGTTTCCACACGGGGCCAGGGGCTTTCACCGATAGGCGTCGCTGCTGATATCGTAACAATCTTTAATCTTATTCAGATGACGGTTGGCGCCCCTGATGACAGCCAACCAATAAGAGGGCAGATGGTCCTCCCTGTCGACCAATGCCCGGGCCCCAGTCTGCCTGGAGTACAGCAGCTGAACGTTGCTGGTCGAGAAAGAGGGCGTGCCCACTCTGACTCCAGTGGCCGGCCTATTGATCAGGACTTGCTGTCTCCGAGATCTAATTACTCAGGCCACAAGCGAGCAAGTCTTCCCTCGGATCCCATCTCGCTTGTGTCCTCCCCTCCAATCAGGACGAGGGCTGTGTCTTTCGACTTGCCTCACACCACACTTTTCTACCCCAGTGGCCAAATCCCGAACGAGGTTTTGAAAAACATCTACCTGCCTTTGGAGACAGACAGTGAGTCCAGTGTAGACTCTGCGCCGATGGAGGTGTTTGACGATGAACAGGGATCGTCTGTCGACCAAAAGAGAGACATCTTTAGGAAGGACTTTCACAACCAGCCGCCTCTAATACCCCAGCTGACTGTTAACAGTGAGTCTCCCAGTCCCAACAAGGATCAGAAAGGCTTCGACAATCGCAGCTTTGAAACCATCCCGAATCCTTACCCATCACCAGCAACGGTCAACCAACCGCCAGAGCAGAAGGCGAAACGCGAGAGCCTTGATGATCTACAGGACTCAACCTACTTCGGGCCACGGCCAATCCCCGAGTGGTCGCCCCGGCACCTTCAACCCCCGAGGACCAAGAGGCCCATCTGGAACAACAAGAGTCACAGTCTAGAGGACCAAATAGGCCCTGGCAGTATTGGAATGGAATCACAAGGGGGGCAATTTCCAAGAAGATCAAGCCCTGCAATCAGCATATTGGGGGAGTCCTTAGGATGCGAGAGGGGGGACAGTGGATTGTCCATTGCAGTGGACGGAGTAAGAGCTCAAGGAACCCAGACGGACCCACCAGACGTCCGGCGCCTCCGCAGTCTTGTCCACGCTGACCGCTTCTCCTTTATGACGTCATTAGACGACCCTGACATTGGTGAGGATGACATCAGTGCCATCTTTCGTTTCTTGGATGACATAAGCATGTGTGGTTCGACAGCAGTCCTGCACCCCAGTGATGGACCAGGGGCCATTAACCAGGACACCCACGAGGCGCGACGTGGCCGCCTAGGTCAACTCCAAAGGCTTTTCCACTCTCTGGAAAGCAGTGACGATGGGCTCCAGGCCAGCGTCTGTAAGCTGCTGCTCCGTATGAGCCAGATAGAAAGACAACTGGACTCACTGAATGATGTCAAAGCGGAGATTTCCCAGGTACTGTCAGCTCTGCAGCGGCTGGATGAAAAAATCCCGCTGCCTATCAGTGGAGATGAACAAGGCAGCAGTGAGCGATGGCTGGAGCCTCTCAGTGGTGTCTCCTCTTTCATAGGCCACCCTATAACCCCTTCTGACTCGTCAGAGCCTcagcctctgtctgtgtctgagcATCTGTTTCCAGGGATCAGTACTAGTAGTCTGGATTGGAACCAGTGGAACACTCCCGTGGAGCAAATAGAAAGCAGCAAAGGTCCGGCTGATTCAGGCGGggggaaagaagggaagaaggATGCATCATCTTGTCGTGCTTCCAAAAGCGTAGAGAAAAATCTGTCCGATTCAAAACAGCTGAATGTTTCTGCAAGAGACTGGACGGTGTCCTTCTCCAAAAGTAAAGATGGCAAGTCTTCACATGGACAG GCAGATCGCTCAGGCAGCACGACTAACCTCATCTCCAAAAAGTCCTCCAACCTGGTAGAACAAGTATTTAGTTCGTCCCTGTTCCAGCCCAAAGACAGCAGTCTGACAGGTGGGTTAACCTCTGGGAAGGTCCTGGACCCCAGATTTTCCGAAGGTAGGGGAAGGCCCATATGGACTGTAGATGAAAGAGAGGCACGAATCTCCCCTTTGGACTTACAG AACCAGGAGTCTCTAAACCCCAACAACATGGAGTTCTGGATGGACGACATTTACACACCAGGCTACGATACTTTACTCAGGCGTAAAGAGGCGGACCTCCGCCGGGCCAAGGTCTGCAAGCTGCTTGCAGTCATTGCCACTGCACTGGTTATTATTGtcatcattgtcattgtcatttGCACCGTTGGATCATGA
- the LOC119229994 gene encoding evC complex member EVC isoform X2 — translation MPNDESSSSTDGESQSQEQDNDDSSHFISSSLFPKSLQNQSFTRVSHYPRTLTQPGFEGRISLYCLALQDIQTHCSQLQEEKCLMFLQMVKIIFSGRFPKDKNDADFFKNILQMQEKELNELKKQLPTGHTASEKTNDAPCTLEEIERAQKDLLEQGFQVSRCFSKQVEDLCQHLLKNTSVFSPDEAQDMILSLIQTLLLVENHLMNTQEADLKGIQKKLLWWEELTGLLQSQAVLLNQEVSLRQGLIATTLEQLTSDDVLTFSHMEKILSEVQATVTEGLQLCTEECMRKTKELVDEKSSKLESKRKKLLRSQTKEKSCALELKQTYNDLKQLTKVYQELLTKHRQQICDLEQQKDNRMAEALCDHWKKLRASWSKRLGDLAKDVFLTSVPALSKVSAERCEKLWLDLEQELVAHLQQAECTTKLQLEDMKAQMDKDRQVWNEEMVLVQSCFKHLGEQQMTILRAMVARQSYTLNSHIGRLIEKKQEHLLVAVQRYFVVRHFTLHMLKEMRLSKLKELSQTDFRAVLMEEPSKNQPCVSSTLKNSSASLAERHLGPESQLVGHSFQQEFLSELESGMELLQSHAQLVVGNALSHAIRQMMQNPPAELQTSPQQDDGLKSHLTEAASESVYVTKDSLTAMVQSYYAHLKDIIKRNERDQVNIKQEVNEKQESSSQLSRSLLKELVNWGKKPTSAEFQQRVEFHKRRVLAQCDLDQEMIYEELRRKKVAQDQNTESIKAQLLEAEESFITELAALARVSLHKELPEPSCEEDNTGNETTATILDLLSLNPALDPALNPSLTPTCVAPVVKLKPKKKRDRESNLN, via the exons ATGCCCAACGATGAGTCCTCCTCGTCCACCGATGGAGAGTCTCAGAGTCAAGAACAGGACAACGACGATAGCAGtcacttcatctcctcctcactgttcCCCAAGAGCTTGCAGAACCAGAGCTTCACCAGGGTCTCTCACTACCCTCGCACGCTGACACAGCCAGG TTTCGAAGGCAGGATCAGTCTTTACTGTTTGGCTCTGCAGGATATCCAAACACATTGCTCCCAGCTTCAGGAAGAAAAATGCCTC ATGTTTCTCCAAATGGTGAAAATAATATTCAGTGGTCGTTttccaaaagacaaaaatgatgCTGACTTCTTCAAGAACATTCTTCAAATGCAAGAAAAG GAACTGAATGAGCTGAAGAAACAGTTGCCTACAGGCCACACTGCTAGCGAGAAAACGAATGATGCTCCCTGTACTTTGGAGGAAATAGAGCGAGCTCAGAAAGATCTTCTTGAACAGGGCTTTCAAGTG TCCAGATGTTTCAGCAAACAGGTGGAGGACCTGTGCCAGCATCTGCTGAAGAACACCAGCGTTTTCTCCCCAGATGAAGCACAGGATATGATTCTCTCTCTAATCCAGACTCTGCTGTTAGTAGAAAACCATCTGATGAACACACAGGAGGCTGATCTGAAG GGTATCCAGAAGAAAttgctgtggtgggaggagttGACGGGGCTTCTTCAATCCCAAGCTGTCCTGCTAAATCAGGAAGTGTCTCTGAGGCAGGGCTTGATAGCAACAACACTCGAGCAGCTGACAAGCGATGACGTCTTGACTTTCAGCCACATGGAAAAGATACTCTCAGAGGTTCAAGCAACTGTGACTGAAGGCCTTCAACTGTGCACAGAGG AGTGCATGAGGAAAACGAAGGAGCTGGTGGATGAAAAGAGCAGCAAATTAGAGTCGAAGAGGAAGAAGCTTTTGAGGAGCCAGACCAAGGAGAAGAGCTGCGCCCTGGAACTGAAACAGACTTACAATGACCTTAAGCAGCTCACCAAG GTGTATCAGGAGCTGCTGACAAAACACAGGCAGCAGATTTGTGACTTGGAGCAGCAGAAGGACAACAGGATGGCTGAAGCCCTCTGTGACCATTGGAAG aAACTCCGTGCCTCCTGGTCAAAGAGGCTTGGCGATCTAGCCAAGGATGTTTTTCTCACCTCGGTCCCGGCCCTGTCAAAAGTCTCTGCCGAACGTTGCGAGAAGCTGTGGTTGGACCTGGAGCAGGAGCTGGTTGCACATCTGCAGCAGGCGGAGTGCACTACAAAGCTGCAACTGGAGGACATGAAGGCTCAGATGGACAAGGATCGACAG GTGTGGAATGAAGAAATGGTTTTGGTGCAGTCCTGTTTTAAACATCTGGGTGAACAACAGATGACGATCCTCCGGGCCATGGTGGCCAGACAGAGCTACACACTCAACAG CCACATCGGAAGGTTGATAGAGAAGAAACAAGAGCACCTCCTGGTGGCTGTGCAGAGGTACTTTGTGGTCAGGCACTTTACTCTGCACATGCTGAAGGAGATGAGACTGTCAAAGCTGAAGGAACTCTCTCAGACTGATTTTAGAGCTGTGCTAATGGAAGAGCCCAGTAAGAACCAGCCCTGTGTCAGTTCAACGCTCAAG AATAGCAGTGCCAGCCTAGCAGAGCGGCATCTGGGTCCAGAGAGTCAGCTTGTTGGACACAGCTTCCAGCAGGAGTTCTTGTCTGAACTGGAATCAGGGATGGAGCTTCTCCAGAGCCATGCACAGCTGGTGGTAGGCAACGCCCTTAGCCACGCAATCCGACAGATGATGCAGAACCCACCTGCTGAGTTGCAGACTTCTCCACAACAGGATGATGGTTTGAAG TCCCACTTGACAGAGGCTGCCTCGGAGAGCGTGTATGTGACCAAAGATTCTCTCACTGCAATGGTCCAAAGCTACTATGCCCACCTGAAGGACATCATCAAAAGAAATGAGCGGGATCAGGTTAACATAAAACAGG AGGTGAATGAGAAACAAGAGAGCAGCAGTCAGCTGAGTAGGTCCTTGCTGAAGGAGCTGGTGAACTGGGGCAAGAAACCCACTTCTGCTGAGTTTCAACAGAG GGTTGAATTCCACAAAAGAAGGGTGTTGGCGCAGTGTGACTTGGACCAGGAAATGATATATGAGGAACTTAGGAGGAAGAAAGTGGCCCAGGATCAGAACACAGAAAGTATCAAAGCACAGCTGCTG GAGGCAGAAGAAAGCTTCATTACTGAGCTGGCAGCCTTGGCCCGGGTCTCTCtgcacaaagaactcccagaACCCAGCTGTGAAGAGGACAACACTG GTAATGAGACCACTGCAACTATATTGGACTTGCTGTCCCTAAACCCGGCATTAGATCCAGCCTTGAATCCTTCACTGACGCCAACCTGTGTGGCCCCTGTGGTGAAATtgaaaccaaagaagaaaagagacagagaatcCAATCTCAACTGA